A window of Agrobacterium tumefaciens contains these coding sequences:
- a CDS encoding DUF2169 family type VI secretion system accessory protein, with amino-acid sequence MELQNRLPFPAMAFRQFDAEGELDCIVSVRATFTHVQDGIMEIAREQESFQWEDAYEDDPHQTVLLRQSDLTPDKPGTDISFLGDAWSPSKEPQKSWHASIRVGDVSKEIEVCGQRFWKPVIQEKWAGFSAKEPKRTIRDWVLTDPEPTRQVGVCWTNAFGGIIPGTGDTETDTPADVDRRNPLGCGIVNIDMPADTPHVRAPQITSPGERLDWKEAPEPQGLGLVSPWWRSRQQYTGTYDDGWRKERHPLLPRDFDPRFWQAAHPDLIATPHLKGDENYELVNLSSEHPVAKGSLPGLSIGVHCSREDRDEWHVLKLDGVQFDWRNDGRVLLTWRIRFPLPDAGETKLTLTRVRLKSAETEAVLTERETA; translated from the coding sequence TTGGAACTTCAGAACCGCCTGCCGTTTCCCGCCATGGCTTTCCGTCAGTTCGATGCCGAGGGGGAACTGGATTGCATTGTTTCCGTGCGCGCTACCTTCACGCATGTGCAGGACGGAATTATGGAGATCGCTCGTGAGCAGGAGAGCTTTCAATGGGAAGACGCTTACGAGGACGATCCGCATCAAACCGTCCTCCTGCGACAGAGCGATCTGACCCCTGACAAGCCCGGCACGGATATCAGCTTCCTGGGTGACGCATGGTCACCGTCGAAAGAGCCACAGAAATCCTGGCACGCCTCCATTCGTGTCGGTGATGTTTCCAAGGAGATCGAAGTATGCGGTCAACGATTCTGGAAACCCGTCATTCAGGAAAAATGGGCAGGCTTCTCCGCAAAGGAGCCGAAGCGAACCATCAGGGATTGGGTGCTGACCGATCCCGAGCCGACCCGTCAGGTCGGCGTCTGCTGGACCAATGCTTTTGGCGGCATCATTCCAGGCACAGGTGATACCGAAACCGACACCCCTGCGGATGTCGACCGTCGCAATCCTCTGGGATGCGGTATCGTCAATATCGACATGCCCGCAGACACACCTCATGTACGCGCGCCTCAGATCACCTCGCCCGGCGAACGATTGGACTGGAAGGAAGCGCCGGAGCCACAGGGATTAGGCCTGGTATCGCCCTGGTGGCGTTCCCGTCAGCAATACACCGGAACCTATGACGACGGTTGGCGGAAGGAGAGGCACCCCCTCTTGCCGCGTGATTTTGATCCACGCTTCTGGCAGGCGGCCCATCCTGATCTTATCGCTACACCTCACCTCAAGGGTGACGAGAACTACGAGCTCGTTAACCTGAGTTCTGAGCATCCGGTCGCGAAAGGCTCGTTGCCTGGCCTTTCCATCGGTGTCCATTGCTCTCGCGAAGATCGGGATGAATGGCATGTGCTGAAGCTCGATGGCGTGCAATTCGACTGGCGAAATGACGGACGGGTGCTTCTGACCTGGCGCATCAGGTTTCCTCTTCCCGATGCCGGGGAAACAAAACTTACCCTGACGCGCGTTCGTCTGAAGTCGGCCGAAACCGAAGCGGTTTTGACCGAGAGGGAGACCGCATGA
- a CDS encoding DUF4150 domain-containing protein — translation MSIPRDNYIGEPQYPGTWTTGTPREGLRDIDEARVVSLAPDVCLTPVGSSVVPIPYPVVDFCGHDKNYTPSVRFTGKKAMVMGSCTTHVHGDAPGSRKGVKSGTVESICEPIGHADQVGAEGSHVIRHLDRFYMNNRNTHGEAIFVRSTQTYDPPEDDDPVRGSLRWQDGSDEGRVMSDASPEPLIIGAQYAQALHQPMPQPTNPGGFQTPRPITVNPTPPAANDNIWRRPTLPTIKPTIGQRVLPWLGRLGKFGGRIVSTAVGVLWPEEMGAPISERMGGDLFPRDDEEWDIVREAEEGVRQGVIPLDDAVKHSADAITKYREYLLEGNERVRREVEGHRRLGEALRHNVRVDTKDRRQWPCVVGPYKYVEMICPGEAHHIIPDMVYRIGKAPSSGPEKNSTAGRIPNSPTYNEGQAICLSPGMHRTDDEAVHKSLNPALAALGLAHKPPGTAPLGEIRDATHQSINQIVGLPEKCKKMARDAATIQVGSKFRQPGRTTILPPKDNKVIEVLQGGSYPR, via the coding sequence ATGAGCATCCCCCGCGACAACTATATTGGAGAGCCTCAATATCCGGGCACATGGACCACGGGGACGCCGCGTGAGGGACTGCGTGACATCGATGAGGCGCGGGTCGTCTCTTTGGCACCCGATGTATGCCTGACACCGGTTGGCTCGTCGGTGGTGCCCATTCCCTATCCAGTCGTGGATTTTTGTGGCCATGATAAAAACTATACGCCGTCTGTTCGGTTCACCGGCAAAAAGGCAATGGTGATGGGTTCGTGTACGACACATGTGCACGGCGATGCGCCCGGCAGCCGCAAGGGGGTAAAATCCGGCACGGTGGAAAGCATCTGCGAACCCATCGGGCACGCCGATCAGGTGGGTGCCGAAGGCTCGCATGTCATTCGCCACCTCGATCGTTTTTATATGAACAACAGGAATACCCACGGTGAGGCGATCTTCGTCCGCAGCACACAGACCTATGATCCTCCCGAGGATGATGATCCGGTGCGGGGATCGCTTCGATGGCAGGACGGGTCGGACGAAGGCCGGGTTATGAGCGATGCGTCGCCCGAGCCGTTGATCATAGGTGCGCAGTATGCGCAGGCGTTGCATCAACCGATGCCTCAGCCAACCAATCCGGGAGGGTTCCAGACGCCCCGACCAATTACAGTTAATCCAACTCCTCCTGCCGCTAATGACAACATATGGCGTCGTCCGACCTTGCCCACGATCAAACCTACCATCGGTCAGCGAGTATTACCGTGGTTGGGAAGGCTTGGAAAGTTTGGCGGAAGAATAGTAAGTACAGCCGTAGGAGTACTTTGGCCCGAAGAAATGGGCGCGCCGATTTCTGAACGCATGGGTGGGGATTTGTTCCCACGGGATGACGAGGAATGGGATATCGTCAGGGAAGCTGAGGAGGGCGTACGACAGGGCGTCATCCCGTTGGATGATGCCGTAAAACATAGCGCTGATGCCATAACAAAATATCGAGAGTATCTTCTCGAGGGAAATGAGCGTGTTCGCCGCGAGGTTGAGGGGCATCGCAGACTTGGTGAGGCCCTTAGACATAACGTTCGTGTAGACACCAAGGATAGGCGGCAATGGCCATGTGTTGTCGGACCTTACAAATATGTAGAAATGATTTGTCCAGGAGAAGCACACCACATCATTCCTGATATGGTTTATCGAATTGGTAAAGCACCTTCAAGCGGACCAGAAAAAAACTCCACTGCCGGGCGCATCCCAAACTCCCCGACATATAACGAAGGGCAGGCAATCTGTTTGTCTCCCGGGATGCACCGGACCGATGATGAAGCAGTACATAAATCACTAAACCCTGCGCTTGCCGCGTTGGGTCTTGCCCACAAGCCACCGGGTACAGCTCCCTTGGGGGAAATACGGGACGCGACGCATCAGTCTATCAACCAGATTGTCGGCTTGCCAGAGAAGTGCAAGAAGATGGCCCGGGATGCTGCTACCATTCAAGTCGGGAGCAAGTTCCGACAACCAGGTCGTACAACAATCTTGCCACCAAAAGACAATAAGGTCATCGAGGTTCTACAAGGCGGCAGCTACCCGAGGTAA